One genomic region from Pseudochaenichthys georgianus chromosome 15, fPseGeo1.2, whole genome shotgun sequence encodes:
- the LOC117459715 gene encoding phosphatidylcholine:ceramide cholinephosphotransferase 1-like translates to MKKVAAWSAEDVYDWLSKEGMLEYIDALRQTDGPGLLRLNEADFHRPSLSLVSSDGGQQLLERLETLRIETHIEDHKNGHANGHAGGLPNGTSKPQRNGMKDYRMEMVHIPIPTKETTRPSFPTEWGKTGIAFVYAVVCFVTTTIVISVVHERVPPKEHTPPLPDKFFDLFNRVEWAFSICEINGMLLVGLWLIQWILLKHRSIIGRRFFFIVGTLYLYRCITMYITTLPVPGMHFKCSPKLLGNWEAQMRRIMKMIAGGGLSITGSHTMCGDYLYSGHTVMLTLTYLFIKEYSPKRFWWYHWFCWSLSAVGIFCILLAHDHYTVDVVVAYFITTRLFWWYHTMANQQSLKETSQSNPFSRVWWYRLFQFFEENVSGMVPRNYQLPLSWRSLQWSRGVKYSKLEVQ, encoded by the exons ATGAAGAAGGTGGCAGCATGGTCTGCAGAAGATGTCTATGACTGGCTGAGCAAAGAGGGGATGCTGGAGTACATCGACGCCCTCCGTCAGACGGACGGTCCCGGTCTGCTCAGGCTCAACGAGGCAGATTTCCACAGGCCCTCCCTGTCGCTCGTGTCGTCTGATGGCGGGCAGCAGCTGTTGGAGCGACTGGAGACGCTGCGGATAGAGACTCACATCGAGGATCACAAAAACGGCCACGCAAACGGACATGCTGGGGGGCTACCTAATGGGACTAGCAAGCCTCAGAGGAACGGGATGAAGGACTACAGGATGGAGATGGTCCACATCCCCATCCCTACGAAGGAAACCACGCGGCCCTCCTTTCCGACCGAGTGGGGGAAGACGGGCATAGCGTTCGTCTACGCGGTGGTGTGCTTTGTTACCACCACCATCGTAATTTCAGTGGTCCACGAGAGAGTACCGCCAAAGGAGCACACCCCCCCGCTGCCCGATAAGTTCTTTGACCTGTTCAACAGGGTGGAGTGGGCCTTCTCCATCTGTGAGATTAACGGCATGCTGCTGGTGGGACTCTGGCTGATACAGTGGATTCTACTCAAGCACAG GTCAATTATAGGCAGGCGATTCTTCTTCATTGTTGGCACACTCTATCTGTACCGGTGTATTACAATGTACATCACCACTCTGCCTGTTCCCGGGATGCACTTCAAATGCTCTCCAAAG CTTCTCGGGAACTGGGAGGCGCAGATGAGGAGAATAATGAAGATGATTGCTGGTGGGGGCCTCTCCATCACAGGGTCCCACACCATGTGTGGAGATTATCTGTACAGTGGCCACACAGTCATGCTAACGCTAACATACCTCTTCATCAAGGAGT ATTCCCCCAAGCGGTTCTGGTGGTACCACTGGTTCTGCTGGAGCTTGAGCGCTGTTGGGATTTTCTGCATCCTCCTGGCCCATGACCACTACACTGTGGATGTGGTGGTTGCATATTTCATCACTACACGCCTCTTTTGGTGGTACCACACCATGGCCAACCAGCAG TCGCTGAAGGAGACATCGCAGAGTAACCCGTTCTCGCGGGTTTGGTGGTACAGACTGTTCCAGTTCTTCGAGGAGAACGTCAGCGGGATGGTTCCTCGTAACTATCAGCTGCCGCTGTCGTGGCGGTCGCTGCAGTGGAGCCGCGGCGTGAAGTACAGCAAACTGGAGGTCCAGTGA